The DNA region GGCTGGCTGTGTTCTCgctaatgcagcccagtataTGTTTAGTCTTAATTGCTGCAGGAGTGCATTGGTGATAATCCATCATAGTGAAGTAAAAAAGGAcagacacctgtttttttttcccctcttgctctGTAAGTCACATAGCTTTTTTTGCTGCTCTTTcaaaaaaaagctattatttcTGCCATTCTCAGAGAGAAATGTAGAGAAAATATTCATTCTCTGTCTACTGTCAAAGCTGCACATGCCTGCCATGGAATCACAGCTCCAGAGTGTCTTTTCTATGTCTTTCCAAGTGTAATGGCTCCCCTTATTCAAAAACTTACATGGCAGCAAGGTCTTGGCAAAATAAAAACCTGCAGTACCATGAAATCCAGATATCTAAGGCTGagtaaaataaattgtttaataCCAAACTCTGGGGAACATTGTGGCTGGATTCTTTGCTGACACACAGAACTCAGGTGACTCTACCATTGACTTTCTACTTCACTGCATGGGAGCACTGAAGGATGCTGGGTACTGACTGAGAACATGGCCTCACTCACCGTGGATTATACAAGGCCTGAGAATCAATCATTATTAACACCATGTCTGGGTTTTCCATGTTAGCATCCCTTCGTACCGACAACATTTCCGCCCTCCAGTGCACAGCAAGGAAGAACATTCCCATGAAGATGGAGTCACGCAGCATGATGGTGAACAGAATTCTTGCTGTCTTCTTGGTTATGCAGTTGGGTGAGTCTTTGGCTGTGCAGGGAAAATTGTCTCAGCCGAACTCTGGCAATTCTTATAGCATTTCTACAAGTCTCATAATATTTGGTGTGTTTTTAGGCTCCTTGTGATTTTCcatcaaaaatattctttttgtattttttaataatgatTGTCATCTATTGATAGGAGTGAATTCATAAACTGTCTTATGACAAAAGGGGTCAGTTCACCTTCCCTGAGACTACCGACAATTCTCCAAGGGGTCTGCCTGCTCAGAGAACAGTCTCATGTGGCTTCATGCAGATTCACTCAGGCAATTCTCTCCATAGTGATGCAGATATAAGAGCTACCCTCTTACCTGTTTttctgacccacacctgcactcTGTGGTGGTGGAActctctgtggggcagagctgaCCAAAGAACAAGCCAGAGATTGATAACAATCGGTTCTCAACCCTCAGGATtagcagggagagaggagaatCCTGCTTCGAGAGGCCATATGGCTGCCTACATCTGTGTCCCCTTATTTCAGAGGTAGCATGGGCAGGTCAGATTGTGGGACTCAGGTTGTTCCCAACCCATCTGCTGTGCCTGCCGGCAGAAACCAAGATCTGCAATCTCACTCTCAAATCAAATATGGACAACTTCACTGCAGTGATGCAAGACTGGAGTTTCTGTGGGAACCAAAGCATCTATCATTACATTTTAAATCTCACGCTGGAGGGGATGGGAAGAGGAGATAGGGATCATAAGTGGTGAGTGCATAGGAGTGGTAGTACACTAGCATATGACTTTGAAAATGTTGCCATAAAAGAGCATGACTGCCAGATGGGGAAGATATACCCTTCAGAATCAAGGTTCAAAAAACTTGTGTGAATGTGTATAAATGTTTTATGAGGAACTTGTCCTTTGTGCAGAGCCATTTCCTGAGTCAAATACAACCCGGATCCCACATACTCAGCACAGAGTGCAAAATACTGCCCTCCACACCACCTCCAGTTTCCTGGGTAAAAACTTGACATCATTGTGAATTTCTAATCACAGATTTGCCATTACAAATTTGATGTTACTCACTTGTTCAGATTGACTGCTAATATTATAATATTTGGTGgtatttttcatgttctttttccAAGAATGGAAGGAGACTGAACATGACTAAATCTGCATTTCTCAGATACTCAGCTTTAGTTCCTCTGGTTGCAGAAGAAAGCTTGGATCTCTTTTATACACCctagaaacaaaaccaaagcaaaagatACCATCTCTTCTTAACAATATTcttaatttcacattttaaaacaaattcatcaTTTTCTGTGACCCTACGCGTGATTACTGAATGCCTGGATTGGCGATGTTGCTGATTACCCATGCTGTTGGAGAAATTTGTAACTTGTGGAattccagcttggggaaaaaCCTCCATTAAACTCATGTAAGCTTTTTATTCTGCACTTCTGTGGCTCTCCAGTACTAGGGTCACCTGAGGGATTCACAGACCCATGCAGGTTAGGCAGTCTGAGAGCTTACcagcagtggggcagggaacTACAACCCCCTTATTCCCAAGCATATCTCTGGCAACACAATCTCCTTTTGGTGCTCTTCTTCAGAAATTCCCTttagaatgaaaaaaaggaattgGTTCTCCCAAGAATCCACTCCCGAAGTTTCTTCAACTTTATACATCCTACTTCTTTTACTACCACATATCTCTCATCCCCAGAACAGGAGCCTGACATTAGACCACCcatctttcttacttttttacCCTTTCCCCTCATTTCCTTGGGCTTCCCATCTTGCTCCACGTAAAAGTTGGAAGAAGGGACAGGCAAATTTGCCAGTGTTGCCTTGACTGGCTGTCTTGACTGGGAAGTGAAGGAGGGATGGGTGGTCCATATGCAATCCTGCTTTTGATACCAGTAGGACAACTAAATCTGGTCTGGTGGGAAAAAGGTTTCTTTAGTAAAACAGTTTACACCTTAAAATTGTGAACGATGGTGAATCCGCCACAATCATTGGCATTTTTCCTATTTCTGAATGTATGTAAAACAGAATTGCCATTAGTTGGATAAAGAGCAGTaagggagaggggggggaagctACGGAGCTGGAAAGGAAAGAGGTGGATTGATGACACAAAGGAGTGAAAAATTGAGAACCTGAGGATTATCTTCCCATCAtctgggaaaaggaggagagaaatctGCATCTTCCTGAAAGGAGGGGAGATATCATTGAGCTACCCTACAGAAAGTGATTGTATGCTTATTTTGGGCGATTGACTTTTAGGTCTGATCCCCATTATGGCTCAGAAAGAGGAACTACAGACTGGGATTGCAGGACAGAAGGTGATCCTGAACTGTAAAGGCATAACTCATGAAGCACCAGTGACCTGGAAGTACAATGCAATTGTTGTTAGGTGGTTTAGAAGTAGCCATATGAAAGGTAAAACTTCCAATTCATCACCCTCTCTTCCCAGTATATGGCTGAGAAATTGCTTCCCTCCTAAATGTGCTTATTGTTtcaaaaggcaaaggcaaagctcCAATGACTGATCGATCTGAAATGGACCAGAATAATAAATCTCTGATGGTGTCAGATTTGAGGCTCTCCGACGCTGGCAGCTACAGCTGTGAATGTGAATCTCGCCCAGTGGTCACTATCTCATTGCATGTCTTTGAATGTGAGTGATCAGAGGCATTTATCCATGAaaaagagaggagggaggagaccATAAGGTTTTGAGAAACCTctttgctgagattttttttccagttgccaTTTCCTGTGGTGTGGGCTATCATAATTCATTTCTCCTCCCTTTCCAAGGCATAAGGTATCTCAAAGTCTCTATTCTCCTGTTTGCTGAGACACTGTTCCCTTGCTTTCAGGAAGAGGAGTGGACTTACTGGCTGGGCTTTTTCTCTTTACAGTGACAATCTCTTTAAATGGGCACTTTCTGCCAAATGAAGCTCCTGAGCTGAGCATAACGCAAAATTCATCCGATTCCCAACCTGATCTCAGCATCAGATTGTTCAACAATCACAataacacagaaacaccagaaatcTTACGAAAGGAGGCCCCTCGCAAATACATACTGAAGCTAAAGAAACTGCAGCCTAAGGACAGTGGGACCTGGAGATGCCACATCCATTCAGACTCTCCATTGATTAATCAGAACATTGTCTTTGATTTGAAGGTATTAGGTATGTGACAACAAAAATCTTGATGCAGAAGCTCCAGCTCACATGCAgtgctctctccagctcatgaGCTGAGCTTTTACTTTCCAGCATCCCAAGCAATGGTGTTGCAGGGCCAATTTCTCAGGGCCTCCAACACCACAGCTAGTGGATTGCCCTGCTACCTGAGCTCTGTCCCTTACTTCCTCCTGTTTTCCTTTGCAGGCTTGCCCTAAAAGATCCCTCTCTCCTTGCAGTTTGCTCTTCTCAGCTTTGGTGGGCTTGGGAATTTTGGCTCTTTAAAAAAGTTAGCTCAGACGCTAACTGTTTGTCCTCCCTGGGATATTTTGTGTCTTTTCTCTGAGTCCTCTCTCAGCTGAGCACCGCGTGCATCTCTGTAAGTGACTAGAGAGTTCCAGATCAAGGGTGCACACAGTGAAGTATAGTCACTGCTTTCCCTGCCTCTGTTTGTATTTCTGTCTGTTCTGAATTCAGGTTTTCAAAATCCAGCCTTGGAAAGAAAGTACTCAACTGTTGACAGCACTGTCAACTTGTCATGGCATCTGAACTTCCAGGAGATAAAATGGAAAGAAGGTTTCACAGGACAACTGAATTGGAAACCACAGGGAAATACAACCTCTTATATGCTATTTGACTTCAATGTCACAGCCTGGGGAAAGCAGCATGTGACCAAAAAGAGTAGCCCCTTTCTGTTTGAGGAAAATACAACGGGATCTTCAGGTGTCCTGGAAGTGAAACTCAAAAAAGTCCAGTTCAAGCACTCTGGACAGTACCAGATCCAGCTGGTGTACAACAGAAGATACGTACAGAGCAAGATAGAGCTCTTGGTTATGAAAGGTGAGAAGCAGGTTGGGAGCTGAGGAGCTGCTGAAACCCAGAAGCCACAAGGGTATGGATGGACCTATCCTCCCATCCTCCCCTTCATGTGTCTCTTTCTTATCTTCACAGTCTTGGCTAACCCTGTTGGGCCACTTGCCAGAGGGGCTGAGATGACCCTGCTCTGCCAGGTCTCTAGTCCCCTCCCACCCAATGCCCATCTATGCTGGGAACGTGTGAATGGGACTCAGATGGACTTTAAGAAGTCAAAACAGAATGAAGCAAAGGTGGAGGTGACCGTCAGTACTGCAGGACTGTGGAACTGTCACCTCATAGAAGACAACAACAGGAAGATCAGTCTTAATTACACTGTGGGTATGGAAATTACCGTCATGTTTCTGCCTCCACTCAAAGGGCTTAAACTACTGTCTGTGTCTGCCTCTGAATACTTTTCTTCTTCCACAGAGGAAGCTCCTGTTTGGATTAGCTATGTGGTAATTGGAGCAAGTACTGGAGCCAGTGTGTTGGTGTTTGGCATTGCATGCTTGTGTATAATCGCTGGTATGAGCTGGCAGCGGAGAAGGGTGAGTGCCCTGGTCCCAGGGAAAGGTGAAGAGATGGCTGTCTCCCCAAAGTATAGGAGGAGTTTGAGCTGTCTGGGAACAAGGCAGAACAGATAAAGGGTCAATCTTTTCACTTATACCAAATGGTGAGAGATGGTCTGCAGATAGTGGGGATGTCAGAAAGCGGTTTACTACCACTTCAGAGGAAAGCATTTTAAGCATAAAAACATCCAATTGTGATTTATCCCTTCTATCTTGGCAGCAACGGGCAAAAAGGATGGCACTAGCTAGACAACATTGGCTGGAAAACAGGACGTGTCAGTGTCAACAGTAAGTGGTAATGAGGGCGCCTGGAATGGGCAAAGACTCTGGCTTCAAGAAAGGGGAGCTGGATGGTTGAGCAGGGAGGACTGGAGCATGGCCCTGCTTGGTGTCTACACTACAGCTGCATCTTACTTATGTTGATAATCTGAATGATATTCCTGTATGTTTAATGAATTTCTTGTTATACCCCAAACCTGTGGTAGCACTGTGCTGACAAATTTTGGAGTGGAGAAGTTTCACCTGAATTGCCTTTATATTGAGAAACGTTTGCCAAACCCAGGCAGGAGTTTCAGATTC from Apteryx mantelli isolate bAptMan1 chromosome 1, bAptMan1.hap1, whole genome shotgun sequence includes:
- the CD4 gene encoding T-cell surface glycoprotein CD4 gives rise to the protein MKRASLRTDNISALQCTARKNIPMKMESRSMMVNRILAVFLVMQLGLIPIMAQKEELQTGIAGQKVILNCKGITHEAPVTWKYNAIVVRWFRSSHMKGKAPMTDRSEMDQNNKSLMVSDLRLSDAGSYSCECESRPVVTISLHVFELTISLNGHFLPNEAPELSITQNSSDSQPDLSIRLFNNHNNTETPEILRKEAPRKYILKLKKLQPKDSGTWRCHIHSDSPLINQNIVFDLKVLGFQNPALERKYSTVDSTVNLSWHLNFQEIKWKEGFTGQLNWKPQGNTTSYMLFDFNVTAWGKQHVTKKSSPFLFEENTTGSSGVLEVKLKKVQFKHSGQYQIQLVYNRRYVQSKIELLVMKVLANPVGPLARGAEMTLLCQVSSPLPPNAHLCWERVNGTQMDFKKSKQNEAKVEVTVSTAGLWNCHLIEDNNRKISLNYTVEEAPVWISYVVIGASTGASVLVFGIACLCIIAGMSWQRRRQRAKRMALARQHWLENRTCQCQHRLN